AGTTTGAAAATTTCACCCTGCAGCAGACTATATGTCTAACTTTGGGATGAAATTTTCTGTACAACATCCAAAATCATCTCAAAAATTTAATCTTTAAATAAAATAACTCAAATTTAGACATCTAAAAGTCTAAATTTATTGCAAAAATTTTAATTTTTTTGCTCTTTTTCTCTTATCCTTAGTCCTAGCTCCCTAAGCTGTTCGTTGCTAGCGTGGCTTGGTGCCTTTGTTAGTGGGCACTGAGCACGTTGTGTTTTAGGAAAGGCTATAACATCGCGGATCGAGCTTGCTTTATTTACGAGCATATTTAGCCTATCAAAGCCGATCGCGATACCACCATGTGGAGGCGCACCAAATGTCAATGCATCAAGCAAGAAGCCAAATTTCTCACGCTGCTCCTCTTCATCTATGCCAAGAAGCTTAAAGACTTTTTGTTGGATATCGTTTTTATGAATTCTTATACTTCCGCCGCCAAGCTCAAAGCCGTTTAGTACGACGTCGTGAGCGATAGAGAGGATATCCTCAAGATCAGGCTCGTCTATATTTTTTGGCATAGTAAATGGATGGTGCATCGCAGAGTAACTGCCATCGTCGTTTTGCTCAAACATTGGGAAGTCAAGCACCCATAAAAACTCAAGCTTGTCTTGATCGATGATACCCATTTGTTCAGCTAGGAAAATTCTAAATCTTCCCATATAATCAAGCACGATTTTTTTCTTGCCAGCGCCAAAGAATACGACGTCACCAACTTTTAGCTCACATCTTGAGACTATCTCATCAAGATCGCTTTGCTCAAAAAATTTACAAAGTGGTCCTTTTAGTCCTTCTTCTTTCATTTGGAAGTAGCCAAGACCTTGCGCACCAAATTTACGTACAAATTCCTCAAATCTATTCATCTCGCGCTTACTAAAGATGTTGTCGCCATTTGGCACTTTTAGCGCTTTGATACGGTTTTTCTTCTTATCTTTTGCGATAGAGCTAAAAATTTCATTGCTTGAGCGCTCGAAAATATCGATCACATCGACCATTTTGAGGTCATATCTAAGGTCTGGCTTGTCTGAGCCGTAAGTCTCGGTAGCCTCTTTGTAGCTCATGCGTCTAAATGGCGTTTTGATGTCGTATCCGCAGGCTTTAAAGATATCTTTTAGCATCGTCTCGGCCATATTTATGATATCTTTTTGTTCTACAAAGCTCATTTCGATGTCTATTTGAGTAAATTCTGGTTGTCGATCAGCCCTTAAGTCTTCGTCGCGGAAGCATTTTGCTATCTGGAAATATTTATCAAAGCCAGAACACATCAAAAGCTGTTTAAATAGCTGTGGGCTTTGTGGGAGCGCGTAAAACTGACCCGGATATACACGGCTTGGCACTAGATAGTCTCTCGCTCCTTCTGGAGTTGCGCGTGTTAAAACCGGAGTTTCAAACTCGATAAAGCCCATTTTATCTAGGCTGTTTCTAGCCGCTATCGCTGCACGAGAACGCATTTTAAAGATATTTTGCAAGCGTTCGCTTCTAAGGTCTAAAAAGCGGTATTTTAGCCTGATGTCCTCGTTTACGCTCTCATCACCTATCATAAATGGCAATGCCTCGCTTGGATTTTCGATGATTAGCTCACTTACTATTACTTCTATCTCGCCAGTTTTTAGCTTTGGATTGGTTAGCCCTTCGCCTCTAGCCCTTACTTTTCCTTTTGCTTTTAAGACATATTCATCTCTTACTTTTGCAGCCACGTCGTGTGCTTCTTTGCTGTCAGCAGGGTCACAGACTAACTGTATAAGCCCACTAACATCTCTTAAGTCGATGAAAACAACGCCACCGTGGTCTCTATACGTGTTTGCCCAGCCACAAAGTATTACTTCTTTGCCGATATCAGCTTTACTAAGATCGGTGCAATAATGACTTCGCATAAAATGCTCCTTTGCAATGTTTTTTAGGCAATTATAGTCGCTTTTTTCTTTTGAAAAGCTTTGTTAAAATAAAATATGTTACAATCATTTCTATGAAAAATGAACAAAAATTTAATACCACAAACGCCAAAAAAGTGGGACTTATTGCCAAAGATTATCCATTGTTTAGGCAAGATTTAAAAAAGCTAGAAAAAATTTTATCAAAGTATAACGCAGAAATTTTGCTTGAAAAAAATTGTGCCAAGCGTATAGAAAAAGATGGTTTTGAGCTTATAAAATTAGCTAAAGAGTGTGAATTTTTGATCACACTTGGCGGTGATGGCACTATAATCTCGACTTGTAGAAAACTAGCTCATATCTCGCCACTTGTCCTTGGCATACACGCTGGTAAGCTAGGCTTTTTGACGGATATCACGATAAATGAGAGTGAGAAATTTTTTAAAGACTTTTTTGATAATAAATTTGAGGTAGAAACGCCTTTTATGCTTGATGTGACGCTTCACAAAAATGATGGCAAAACTGAGCAAAAGATAGCATTTAACGACGCAGTCATCGTTAGTAAAAATGGCGGCTCGATGACGCATATCGAGGCGTTTTTAAATGAAAAATACTTTAACTCATATTATGGTGACGGCGTTATAGTAGCGACACCTGCTGGAACAACGGCATATAACATGAGCGCAAATGGCCCTATTATCTATCCATTAAGCGAAGTTTTTACAGTAACTCCCATCTGCTCGCACTCACTTACACAGCGCCCAGTTGTACTTACAAAAAATCACACGGTTAAATTTAGAACAAATAGCGACGCCATTTTAGTAATAGACGGACAAGATAGATTTGATATGAGTAAAATTTCAGCCGTTAGCATGAGCCTTAGCAACAAAAAAGCGAGGCTGATACGCCACATCGGCAGGGATTATTTTCAAATTTTAAAAGAGAAACTTCACTGGGGTTATAATGATTGATCGAATTTTGATTAAAGATTATCTAAATTTTAAAAATGTCGAGCTAAATTTCAAAGAGGGTCTTAGCGTATTTACGGGCGTTAGCGGCGCTGGTAAGTCGGTGCTAATGAGCGCGATAATGGCTGTTTTTGGGCTAAAAGATAGCGAGGCAAGGCTAATAGAAGCTGATGTGGAGCATAAATTTGAGCTTGATGAGTTTGGCATAGAAAACGAAGAGGTTAATATTTTTAAGCTTTTAAAAGATAAGAGCACGAGATATTTTATAAATCAGCAAGCCATTTCAAAGAAAAATTTAGCCCAAGTGGCGCGCGAGCATATCAAATATCTCTCGGCAAAAGAGGCAAACGAGTTTGAAAATGAGAAATTTCTAAATTTGCTTGATAGGCTAGAAATTTCGAAAAATGAGAAATTTAAAGAAACAAAGCAGGAATTTGAAGAGGTCTTTTTGGAATTTTCTAAAATTTCAAAAGAGCTAGCCACTATAAAAGAGGAAGAGAAAAAGGTCGAGGAGCTAAAGGAGCTTGCTAGCTTTGAGATCGAGAAGATAAAAAGTGTAGGGCCTAAAAAAGGTGAGTTTGAAGAGCTTATGGAAACTAAAAAGAGGCTTAGTAAAAAGGATAAGATAAATGAGGCGTGGGCTAGAGCTGATCGGATATTTGAGCTAGAGCATAGCGTAAATGAGGCACTAAATATCAGCGACCTTGATAGCGGCTTTTTTGAAGATGCGATGAACGAGCTAAGGGTCGCAAGAGATAGCCTAAATATGGAGGAGCTTGACGATGTCGACGTGGAGAGCGTGCTTGATAGGATAGAAGCGCTAAATGCCATCATCAGGCGCTATGGCAGCGAGGAGGAGGCGTTAGAAGCGCTTTCTAAAAAAGAAAAAGAGCTTGCCAGATATGAAAATTTAAGCTTTGAAAAGAGCGAGCTAGAGAAGAAATTTGAAATTTTAAGCAAAAAGGCAAATGAGCTAGCCAGTGCTTTAAGCAAGGCAAGGAGCGTAAATTTAAAAGAGCTTGAGGCGATGATAAATTTATACCTAAAAGAGCTTTATATGCCAGATATTACGCTGAGTATTGAGGCTAAAAAGCTTGATATCTTGGGGCTTGATGAGGTTTATCTAAATTTAAATGAGACCTCACTTAAAAATTTAAGCTCAGGCGAGCTAAACCGCCTAAGGCTGGCCTTCATAGCTGCCTCTAGCGAGATCACAAAAACTGGTGGTGATGTCATTATTTTAGATGAAATAGATGCAAATTTAAGTGGAAAAGAGGCGATGAGTATCGCAAATGTCTTGCTTAAGCTCGCAAATTTTTATCAAATTTTTGCCATTTCACATCAGCCACAGCTTAGCTCAAAGGCAAATTCACACTTTTTGGTAGAGCGTCACGGAGAAAACTCGGTCGTAAGAGAGCTCGATAAAGAGGAGCGTGTAAACGAGCTTGCGCGTATGATAAGCGGCGAACATATAAGCGAAGAAGCAATAAATTTTGC
This genomic interval from Campylobacter concisus contains the following:
- the aspS gene encoding aspartate--tRNA ligase — its product is MRSHYCTDLSKADIGKEVILCGWANTYRDHGGVVFIDLRDVSGLIQLVCDPADSKEAHDVAAKVRDEYVLKAKGKVRARGEGLTNPKLKTGEIEVIVSELIIENPSEALPFMIGDESVNEDIRLKYRFLDLRSERLQNIFKMRSRAAIAARNSLDKMGFIEFETPVLTRATPEGARDYLVPSRVYPGQFYALPQSPQLFKQLLMCSGFDKYFQIAKCFRDEDLRADRQPEFTQIDIEMSFVEQKDIINMAETMLKDIFKACGYDIKTPFRRMSYKEATETYGSDKPDLRYDLKMVDVIDIFERSSNEIFSSIAKDKKKNRIKALKVPNGDNIFSKREMNRFEEFVRKFGAQGLGYFQMKEEGLKGPLCKFFEQSDLDEIVSRCELKVGDVVFFGAGKKKIVLDYMGRFRIFLAEQMGIIDQDKLEFLWVLDFPMFEQNDDGSYSAMHHPFTMPKNIDEPDLEDILSIAHDVVLNGFELGGGSIRIHKNDIQQKVFKLLGIDEEEQREKFGFLLDALTFGAPPHGGIAIGFDRLNMLVNKASSIRDVIAFPKTQRAQCPLTKAPSHASNEQLRELGLRIREKEQKN
- a CDS encoding NAD(+) kinase, with translation MKNEQKFNTTNAKKVGLIAKDYPLFRQDLKKLEKILSKYNAEILLEKNCAKRIEKDGFELIKLAKECEFLITLGGDGTIISTCRKLAHISPLVLGIHAGKLGFLTDITINESEKFFKDFFDNKFEVETPFMLDVTLHKNDGKTEQKIAFNDAVIVSKNGGSMTHIEAFLNEKYFNSYYGDGVIVATPAGTTAYNMSANGPIIYPLSEVFTVTPICSHSLTQRPVVLTKNHTVKFRTNSDAILVIDGQDRFDMSKISAVSMSLSNKKARLIRHIGRDYFQILKEKLHWGYND
- a CDS encoding AAA family ATPase, with product MIDRILIKDYLNFKNVELNFKEGLSVFTGVSGAGKSVLMSAIMAVFGLKDSEARLIEADVEHKFELDEFGIENEEVNIFKLLKDKSTRYFINQQAISKKNLAQVAREHIKYLSAKEANEFENEKFLNLLDRLEISKNEKFKETKQEFEEVFLEFSKISKELATIKEEEKKVEELKELASFEIEKIKSVGPKKGEFEELMETKKRLSKKDKINEAWARADRIFELEHSVNEALNISDLDSGFFEDAMNELRVARDSLNMEELDDVDVESVLDRIEALNAIIRRYGSEEEALEALSKKEKELARYENLSFEKSELEKKFEILSKKANELASALSKARSVNLKELEAMINLYLKELYMPDITLSIEAKKLDILGLDEVYLNLNETSLKNLSSGELNRLRLAFIAASSEITKTGGDVIILDEIDANLSGKEAMSIANVLLKLANFYQIFAISHQPQLSSKANSHFLVERHGENSVVRELDKEERVNELARMISGEHISEEAINFAKGLLK